The Tubulanus polymorphus chromosome 1, tnTubPoly1.2, whole genome shotgun sequence genome contains a region encoding:
- the LOC141902610 gene encoding fermitin family homolog 2-like, with the protein MLFQGDYLDGSWDLTILVTDVPIPERQVEKTLRVKGDLHIGGVMFRLVEALEIAMDWSDHALWWPDKNMWLKHTRSTLDQCGVQADAKLQFTPMHKIVSVQLPDLQVREMRVDFSVDVFKSIIQVSKELGIRHPEELSFHRKLEKEDLKRNNNLAKGIVRKKKRDPSNQNRTSNGSNLSNNSGNLNGDGSGSPYISRSPATPSTPQGTLLRTPGTPGSSPWSTYNGTMSPSSVHSLSFVDATDYQLVNSPLTPTRVALDVLPRPKSFSEKARINGSWMDSSRSLYEQEIRENDVVCLRYKFFTFYDLNPKYDAIRINQIYGQAKWALISEEIDCTEEEMIMFAALQLQVSLQSKEPQNDTLDNNHMEEDDIDAALTDLQISLEGTSVSSPGDITHIPELSDYLKFFKPKKFTLKSFKRCWFTFKDTHVAVYKSKEDANGTALMRVNLKGCEVSPDVNITNQKYGIKLFVPSSDGMNEVWIRCDTEHQYARWMAACRLASKGKTMADSSYDSEVQSITAFLSMQHTPKDPVVTPSQINFNAEDFIAPRFLRKLKSKQLATKILEAHANVRHLALVDAKMSFIKACQALPEYGITYFIVKFQGSKKEELLGIASNRIMRMDLNSGDALKTWRYSTMKSWNVNWEAKLVIVDFEEEKVAFACLTADCKIIHEFIGGYIFCSMRSTDKNQALNEEMFHKLTGGWS; encoded by the exons ATGCTGTTTCAAGGAGATTATTTAGACGGTTCGTGGGATCTGACAATTCTGGTCACCGATGTACCGATTCCCGAGCGTCAAGTCGAGAAAACCCTACGCGTGAAAGGTGATCTTCACATTGGGGGCGTGATGTTCAGGCTCGTCGAGGCACTCG AAATAGCGATGGACTGGTCGGACCACGCCCTTTGGTGGCCGGACAAGAACATGTGGTTGAAACATACTCGGTCGACGTTGGATCAGTGCGGCGTTCAGGCCGATGCGAAGCTGCAGTTTACACCTATGCATAAAATCGTCAGCGTTCAACTGCCCGACTTACAAGTACGCGAAATGAGAGTGGACTTTTCGGTGGATGTTTTTAAATCGATCATTCAAGTTAGCAAAGAATTAG GTATCCGACATCCGGAAGAATTGTCGTTTCATCGAAAGCTCGAAAAAGAGGATTTGAAACGCAACAATAACCTAGCGAAGGGAATCGTGCGTAAGAAAAAACGTGATCCGAGCAATCAGAACCGCACGTCGAACGGCTCGAATTTGAGTAATAACAGCGGTAATTTAAACGGCGATGGATCGGGAAGTCCGTATATATCGCGATCTCCAGCCACACCCTCCACACCACAG GGAACTCTCCTACGGACGCCTGGTACGCCGGGTAGCAGCCCGTGGTCTACCTACAACGGTACAATGTCTCCGAGTTCAGTCCACAGTTTGTCATTTGTCGACGCTACGGATTACCAACTAGTCAACAGTCCTCTGACTCCTACACGGGTCGCTCTCGATGTTCTTCCACGCCCAAAGTCGTTTTCGGAAAAAGCTCGAATCAACGGAAG TTGGATGGATTCCTCGCGGTCTCTATACGAACAGGAAATTCGCGAGAATGACGTTGTTTGTTTGAGATACAAATTCTTCACATTTTATGACTTAAATCCTAAG tatGACGCCATCAGAATAAACCAGATTTATGGACAAGCGAAATGGGCGCTTATCTCAGAAGAGATCGACTGTACTGAAGAAGAAATGATTATGTTCGCTGCATTACAG CTTCAAGTGAGTCTACAGTCGAAAGAGCCGCAAAATGATACCCTCGACAATAATCACATGGAGGAAGACGACATTGATGCCGCTCTAACCGATCTACAAATATCGTTGGAAGGGACGAGCGTTTCGTCTCCCGGTGATATTACGCATATACCAGAATTGTCGGACTACCTCAAATTTTTTAA GCCGAAGAAGTTTACATTAAAAAGTTTCAAGCGGTGTTGGTTTACGTTTAAAGACACGCACGTTGCTGTTTACAAAAGTAAAGAAGATGCAAACGGTACCGCGTTGATGAGAGTCAATCTCAAAG GCTGTGAAGTATCACCAGATGTGAATATAACTAATCAGAAGTATGGAATCAAACTGTTCGTGCCTTCATCAGATGGAATGAATGAGGTCTGGATCAGATGCGATACA GAACATCAATACGCCCGATGGATGGCGGCGTGTCGTTTAGCGTCGAAAGGAAAAACGATGGCCGATAGTTCCTATGACAGCGAAGTTCAGTCTATAACCGCATTTCTCAGCATGCAACATACGCCGAAAGACCCAGTTGTTACGCCTTCTCAGATCAACTTCAACGCTGAAGACTTCATCGCTCCTCGATTCCTGCGAAAACTGAAATCGAAACAG ttgGCTACGAAGATTCTTGAGGCGCACGCTAACGTCAGGCACTTGGCGCTTGTCGATGCGAAAATGAGTTTCATCAAAGCTTGTCAAGCGTTGCCCGAATACGGGATCACGTATTTCATCGTCAAGTTCCAGGGATCGAAAAAAGAG gaATTACTGGGAATCGCTTCGAATCGAATAATGCGAATGGATTTGAATAGCGGCGACGCGCTGAAAACCTGGCGTTACAGCACGATGAAATCGTGGAACGTTAACTGGGAGGCGAAACTCGTGATCGTGGACTTCGAGGAAGAAAAGGTCGCGTTTGCGTGTTTAACGGCCGACTGTAAAATCATACACGAATTCATCGGCGGTTACATATTCTGTTCGATGCGATCGACGGACAAAAATCAGGCTTTAAACGAAGAGATGTTCCACAAATTGACGGGCGGCTGGTCATAA